CTACTCGCTGACTGCCCTGACGACTGGGAATGTTTTCACTTATTACCTTGCAGTTTTTTGCACAGTTCGTGGAGTTTGACAGCCGTGGGTTGTTATTCCACTTAGCTGAGTTGATATCGGACAGTTCGACAGATTGAACAAGCCAAATACTGTCACTATGGGAGACAAGGAGCTCGCCCTTATTGACAAGCAGTTAACAAGGTAACGTCCGGAAAAAGCTCTTCTTTTAATACTTTTGTCTTGAAACATAAACGTTTGTCACCCATGACTTTTGTAAAGCCCTCAACATACAAGACGTTGATTATCCAAAGTGCAATATCTTTCTTTTCTGGGGATAAAGTGTTGAATAGCTATACGAAAACTTAACAAGCTCTAAACAAAAAGCATGATTACATTATGGATTTATTTGTATTGATGCAGTAGGTCATGTTTAAGTAATACCTCGAATAACTATGTGtactttttgttgtgtttttagccTTTAGTCCAGagcaaagttaaatatttacatcaaatgaacctgtttttatttattctatgatatttttttttactttgtatgTAAATGTTGAATCTAAAGTAAGTTAATGTGAAGGAATAATACTTTTTAATGGGTAATAGTACAGAATATTCTGCTGAAATGGAAATAGATCTTTTTCTTCACTAGAATTTGTCAGGCTTATGTTATTTTACCCTTGACATGTTCCTTTTTgtgaatcttttaaaatgtgttctctgaattcagattaaatataaaacataaattattaTGTTGTAAACCAATTCATATTTGTTAATATATTCAGTGTATTATTTGCTAACAATTAGTTGtgtacattattattattattatttttttctctcttaaggTTTAGCTAGATTTAATTAAGCAGAAATGATATACATTTGATGCCATTTTATAGACTCTGGCATGGCATAAGATTATTTTGTGGAGCTTTATTATCTTTTAATTTGAGGTGAACcaataaataatacaattttcCTTTAGGATTGGAAGGCtaaatcctttttaaaaaaaaggttctgttcaataaatgcaTTGAATCCAAGAATTATCACCTTTTTCTATAAATGTATCAAGTATTAGCATGGTACAGGGGTTTGGGACATATACTTTGATGCGTAAATGGGGATAATGTTggattttctgttggatttgaAACTACTGTCTGTATAAAAACACCTGCATCAACCCTTCTCTTTTATGTGTTATAGTCCTTAGAAAATACAATCAAAATCAGTCAAACCAGCAGATCAGACCTAAAGAAAAACCAAAGTCGGTGTTGGTCAGGAAATacctgatcggtgcatctctaattttTATTGGCATTATTCGTAATTGTTAGGGCTTTTCATAACCTGAACAATTTACAAAAATTTAAGTAATTCATCATATACCAatctttgattttctttaaagttGTCATGCAGAGCAGATGGTTGGATTAAGGGTTTATCCAATGCTGCAACTCTGACCTTTCTGCCTTCTGTGTAGTTTGCAAGATCTTCCCCTGAGTCCTGCTGTCATATCACTTAATCTGCAATGCAATCGCATCCCAAGGATCGAGGGTCTGTCATCTGCTTGGCATCTGCGCCACTTAGACCTTTCTTCCAATTGCATTTCTAAGATTGAGGGTCTGAGTTCCCTCACCTCCCTCAGGACTCTGAATTTATCATCCAACGTAATCACAAAGGTTGAAGGTGAGTGTTTTGTAACAATTTCCCCTAGtataaatctaaatgtttcagTTCCTCAACAGTTCTCTAGGTAATATTCCTTCCTAGTAATCACCCGTTTTTTCTTGTCCTGCCCTTTTTCATCAGGATTGAATGGCCTTGTAAACTTGACAAAATTAAACTTGTCCCACAATCAGATCAATAACCTCACTGGTGAGTCAAGTAGTTCCTGAgaagacttttgtttttttttatcttcaccAATCTAGAAAAGAAATGTAACAACTTAATGATGCTCCAATGATTTGTCAACTTTTTTTCAGGTCTGCTGTATCTTCATGGCACTGAGTACAAACTGAAGCACCTCAGTCTACATGGCAACCTCATAGACAACATTGATCATCTCCTGCAGTGCCTGCTGGGGTTACAAGGTTTACGTAGTATCACCTTAAACCAGGATGGTGGCAACAACCCTATGTGCAGTGCACCAGGTTGGAATGGAAACACTACCTTTGTACATTGTTACATAAAGGAATATCCAGTAGAGGAAATATAACAGTTGGAAcagtctgaaaaaaaacaacaactgaaagCCATATAGGTAAACACGAAGAAAGATATGAATGCCTCACAGCCTGAGTAGTCAGCTACATTGCTTGGAAACAAAATAAGCATATTTGCACTATCACAACctacctttttttctttagatatgtgtcaaaacacacattcatacagcTGATTCTATATAAGCCCTTGATTGTGCATGCAATTATGACCAAAGAAGCTGATTCTGAGGTATTTGGTGTAAAGAAGGTGAAGCTGGTAGTTAGTAGGACAGTGTTATATGGAGAGACATGAGGAGGAGTTGTCTTGTCATCCTGGTTTGGTCTGCATTTCATGCAGTAATTTATTCAAaggtaactttttaaaatagttttcttttagCTGATAGTGATCCGAATGCATAGATCCAATATATGAAAAAGGACCTCTTAAGGTGCATTCACACCGAATGCAGCAACCAACGGCCTGACATTTCAgcattctctctctcttgcaAACAATCCGCGCTGTTAACGCAGCCATTTCCCCCCAGCTCGCTTCACCACGGCATAAACTATGAGGAGCGTCTGTCCGCTTACCGGTTCCTCCTTTCTATTAAACTCACTGTGGCGGAGACGGGATTTTACCAAGCGAGTCTTTGTGCTGTATATGtaacatatataaaaatatgttttacttaaataaatggatgagaAGCAACCTTAACGCGACACGACTTGACTGAAAAGTTCGGATTTATTAACTGAAACGAAATTTTCCTTTGCTCTGTTCTCAGTTTTATTTCGCCCTATTTACCCATTTGGTGTCATTCGCATCACTCTAAACATGTCATTCGGATAACATGTAaactaaagtcccttaaatgactTTAAGGGACTTTAATGTAAACCACTCGCTCCATTTGTCTCATTTGCgtttggtgtgaacgcaccattaCAACTTTTGGGGTTCTTCCGACTTAATTTTCACACATGACTTCAAACACATGTTTAATGCTTAAATGGTTAGCATTGAGTCTTCTTCCTTCAGTTACAACAATCACATTGAAGAGTGTTATAATTGGGGAATCTGTAGGGCTGCACAATGTTATAAAGTCTTGCGACAGCAATATTAGCTGCTATAACTTAGCATTGCCATCATTCCTGTATTGTTTGCGTGTTTCCAACACTGTGAACTTTAGTGTCATAGTGTTCTGTGTCAGATGTGGCCATGTACTGCTGTGAAAACACCTCCAACAGGCGAAATATGTTATTGATGAGAAAACCAACAAATATTGTGTTCACTCACTCACTTACCGGTGCTTACTTACCTATTTGGCTGCAAGGCAAACCACTGCACCGATGTGGGGCCTGCGTTCTAAACAGCTCTCACAGTATTAACATATGCATTGATATTTCGATGAtgatatattttctatttattgtgCAACCCTATTACTTATGTATGGTGTCTCTACTGAGTGTAAAGAATATTGGACCTTTGTTCTCTGACCGACTGCTTAGAACTTctcaaatgtaaaataatccAGTTCTGTTAACCATCCAATGTCTCTTGAGCTCTATAATATGTCCCTGCGATTTCAAAGCGCAGCAGACAGATTTGTTGTTTCcgcacaaacacaaaaaccGTAAAAGAGTGAAATGGTGTATGGCTCAATTTACAATTACGCTGCTGGTGAATTGCTCTTAGCTTCTGCTTGGAAGTGCAAAGAAAAAACCCTGATTCACAGCACAGGTGTTGCAACATCCCACAGTGTGCATTATTGACTATAGGGAGGGTCCTATAGGAAGTACAAATTATTAATGTGAAGTGGTGGAAAAATATTACGCAGTTATGTGAGCTAGACAGTCCAAAAGTTTATGTAATGTTTGTGCTGCTGTTGGTATTATTCAAAGCCTTGGGGAAAATTGTTTTTCTGAACCTGCTGGAGGTTTACGTTCAggttactggggggaaaaaatgaaagaagTTGTGCTTTAGGGTTAGATGGttccttttctctctcctctgctcttccagTTATTTTGATAAATCTCCTTGAGGGTCTGAACTTGCACTCATGCCAATaatttgtttcctgtttttctatttaaaaactgtttttatctaTGCTGGGAAATATTTCCTGTAACTGTGGGAATTTTCTCATCTGattattgaaaatatataaaatctaaTGCAAATTTTCTCTGTTTACTAGCCATCAAAGCTTGCATATGAAAAAAAGGGCAATGACTTTGCATGAGTACCTTAATTTAGTTTCCTATATCAGtcataaataaacttgtgtATTAAAGTATTCCGTATTACTAgacattaatattatttattctcACCAGCACAAAATAGTTTAATTGGTTAATATAACCAATAGCTATATTAGCTGTAAGCATAGGAGTAGTTACCtgattcttttgttttaataagcCCCACAGTGATTTTTATAAATCTGACAGCCATAATACAACTGACAGCCTTAATAACTAtaatctgttgggtttctgttccttttttacCTCTGACTTTGTCATTTAGGTTGACAGGGGTATTAATGTTGAAAGCATTTCAGTTATCTTTTTCTCCCACATCTCTGCCTTTCTGCTCATTATTAATTTACAGCCAAGGCGTCAGTGAAAGTACCTGTTTCCATCTCCATAAAAATATGCTCTTTACTCACAACCAAAGCTTTCTTTGTATGCAGATGTTCTATTTCAAGATGTTCTCAGCGGATGTTACAAAAGCCACATCAGTAGTGAAATTCATTATATGAATTGGATAAAAAAATTTGGATACTTTGACTGTATTCAACTTGTTCATGGtaataacatgttttatttagttttatgaaTAATGGTAATGGTGTGGTTGTCTTTCACTGAAGGATACTGGGAAATTGTTATGGAGTCACTGCCACAGATTTCTGTCCTGGATGGCCTGGATCGGCTGAGACATCCTTCATCTCCAGGTATAAGCAGCCTCTGTGACATCCCTGGCCTGGAGGACTATGTGGACTTTCTGCTTTCCTCTGATACAAGCCACAGTGAGGCGGTAATTTATCCTTTCATTCTGCTCTTAGTAATTTGTACTCCATTTTCCTCCAGTATGTTTCAGATCTGTACAACATATTGAATTGCAGTCACCATTGCAATATACGTAATACTGCAATTCCAAAGGCTATAATTGGTAGGTTGTTATATTTCGGACACTATGTATTTAAAATGACTGCCAATGAAATACTTGGCCAGTTGGATggactttttaaagtgtttcaTGATCACATAAAGTTTCCAGTGACTGAGATGCTAAAACTCATAAAGAGTTGAAGAGTCGTTGTGataatggaaaagaaagaataaTGAGGAAAATATGTGTTAACCGCAACCGGTGTCGTTATTGCAATATTCTGTGATAGTGCAGTTTTGTGCCCATAGTCTCCTCCTACACTGAAAATGTTAGTCCTGCTGCCAAAGTGTTAGAACAAAAGGTAATACCTTACCATTACAATGGGAGCCCAATGGGAGTCATCCCAGGGTCACGGCTAAACCATTTCACtttatagccccatttacactatccttttttaaccgtgccgagaacaGTCCGTGCTCGGTAattgagataactatcgagtgtaaatggaatgCAACTGAACTGCAcggtgccagacacaaccgaaccACACTAAATCTTGTACCAGTTTGTTAGTAGAGCTTggcccggtttttcagtggctcggttctctgataaagagtgcatgagcagaccgcgtcatctccttacagtcagaaATTTCAGAcgttcataaaaatactagcttccctaccatgccacacgatttccagtgatgattctgcttagcagtgtgatgaacctcaacatctgccgttgtttcctgcgtctataagtcctgattagacgttcgtttgtcttatctaCTTCCAAAAGCTGACTCTGTCAAGTGaatttaccaaaggttgccttcttcgcctgtttttcctgaaaggaaaacaacgaaataatatcacaattataacgaAACATAACTCCCTGAAtattacgggcgccgccatttttatttgcttgattccctccttcagtcctagagagcagtagtactgtagctcgtcactaggaggcgaggaaccgtgctagcgtgatgtgtaaacggtcgtaaGAACCAAGCTCAGCATGTTTAACTGATACATGCTTGGTCTGAACTCGGAATGaatcggttaaaaaagggtagtgtaaatggagCTTATTTCTGTGGAGATTCATTTCTCAGAGCTTTTTagccctttaaaataaaaaaaaaatattataagaAAATTTACAACAATATGTTGTGAATGGCCTAAGATGTTCTTATGATTGAGAAGTTCTTTAGTTGGATGAATGCAGAGCTGCGGTTGCCTTAAGGCTCTAAAGGCGAACCTATTGCACACACTACGTCACCCATTCTTCATATTCAACAGCTGTCACACACAGCAAACAGGGTCAGCAAATCACAGGTACATCCCCTTCCTAAAGTCTGTAACTGTATATTTGGCTTTTGACACCCCTGAGGATGTTGTCCTGGGAGGGGAGTCATATTATGTACTGCCACTCATGACAGGGCAGACTGTAGGGTCAATAGTAAAGCCTACTGAAGTAGATGCATCTTCTTTTATAACTTGAAAAGCCATAAAAGTTAGCGtgcaaaacaaacatgaaaatcCTAAACTCTATAACTGTGATTGTAGGTTAAGGGAGTTGTCACCACGCCACACGTTGACAAGGTCCTTACCCAGTTTCGACAGCAGATCGCCTCGGAAAAAACAACAGATCCAGGTACACAGCCCATCTGTCAGAGCTCTCAGCCAGTCTGTCCCACTGCACCTGATCCACCTGACCCCATCAATGAGGAGCGCATCAGGAAACTGGAGCACCAGGTGTCACAGCTCATCCAGCAGGTGACGTATTAAcattcaaaacagaaaatgctCATTAGGAAGTATTTGTGCAAATTGGAGTTTATTGCTGATCTAAGACTTGCTGTAACCATATAGAAAGTCACTGTTCTCACCCAGTACTGAGACGGCCCTGATCAAGTTGTACATTGACATCCATATTGATatagactgtggaagaaccacagtgcttgTATTATTGGATCTcggtgcagcatttgatacagttgatcactcAATTTTATTAGAGCGTCTCGAAAACGGGGCTGGTCTTTCTGGCACAGCACTTGACTGGTTTTAATCTTACTTGAAGAACAGGGACTTTTTATGGTGTTAGTAGGTAACTTTAAATTACATGTGGGGTCCCATAAGGTTCCATCTTGGGGCTGTCCCATTCAAAATCTACattcagacctgaaccttcagagACACATAAAGAGAGTTACTAAGTCGGCCTTCtgtcacctgaaaaacatttccaggattaaagaacTAATGTCCCAGCAGGATCTTGAAAAACTcatccatgcatttaattttagttGAATCGATTACTGTTTAAAGAGTCAATTAGACAGCTGCAGCGGATCCAGAACAtcgctgcccgtgtcctcactaaaactaagaaagtgGAGCACAGTTCTAAAGttcttacactggctccctgtatctcaaaGAATAGAATACTCCTGTTAGTCGTTAAATCACTGAATgtattagcacctaaatacatcacagacttgttgtcagtgtattaaccctccagaccactcaggtcttctggctcaagccTACTCTGtatacccagaaccaaacagggagaaacagcatttagtttttatgctccacttatctggaacataCTTCCAGAAGATTGTAAAAGTGCTgcaaccctgagttcctttaatcaacattaaaaacacatttgtttaagattgccttttACTGTGTTTTAGAGACCACTTAACATAATTGTTAAGTGAAAGtaaattgtttaaattgttttcatccaaaaaatataaaagtatgGCATGCAATTTGTCCAGCCCCCTTGGGGCAATGTGTCGTAGAATACCTTTTTGGGGTGTACCTGCTTCGCAAATCTGGAGGCAAGGGCAGTTAGCTAACGCCAAGTCAGATTAAGAGTTATATATTATTTTCGTTTCTCCTAAAAATCGTGCAGCAGCTTGTGTCAATCTGTCTCATGAAATCTCAATTACTTTACATATGCATTATAATTACTTGAGAAAAATGTCAGTTCAGCTCAATAATGTatctgagccaaaaaaaaaaaaatgacttccaGGAAAAACCATTATCTCTCTGCCACCTCAAAGAAATGTTTGTTGAGTCCTGCTGTAAATCTTTAAACAACTCATTCCATCATTAAGTCAAAATcctctttctgtgtgtgtgtgtgtgtgtgtgtgtgtgttttacaaTTTCTTACATTCCATCTATATTTACGCTATATTTGCTAAGGCCCCTACAGGTGAAAAAGCAAGTATCTCTACTCATGCTGGGGTGAAGTTACGGAAACCCAAGAGGGATACCGACCGGACATCAGAAAGTGAATGTGACAgcgggaaagaaaacaaaaaacgcaCAAGAATTCCCAAATTTAATAACACAATGACAACAAGCACGACTACCCAGGAGACAAAGAGCACCAGATCAGACAGGTGGGGCTGTCTTTAGCATTTTCTCAGATCTTGGATTTTTTAATAGTGGATATATTTTGtataaatatactttatttatttatatatttatttctttatttctttattatgtCTCAGTACTATACTTTTATGACATATGATGAGGCATGACTGCAGTCGACACGTGTTCCAGAACTTAGATTTGTCCAGTCTCCTGCCCCAATTTaactcatattttatttttgtgtaaagTATGCTAGGATTTCGTGATTTAACGTTTGTTAAACCAAACAACCTTATTTTTTTGTAGTGACCAGGAGAATCATAAACTGAGGATGTCAAAGTGTGCTGTGGGGCTCAGGAGGAAGGCTACTGGACCAGGAGGTGGACAGTCTATATCACAAACCAGGAAGGGATCTTTGAGAGCAGCTAAGACCTCAGGCAGTCTTCCAGCCAAGTCTCTTCAAGAAGAAGAAACCTACAGGGTATGTTCTGGATGGCTCATCTGTTTGAGTTAATGGGAACATTTTTAGCAGGTGATTATAGTATGAAAACAGTTACTTCTGGTGCAAAAGgagataaagataaaatgtctcgttaaaaaaaatcataatttactTACTTTTGTTCAGAAACCTCATAAAAGTAGAGCTATCTTTGTAGCAGCAAAATTCAATATCTGCTTGGTTATTACAGTTAAAACTGGGTCACAGCACACaattcaaacacattttctggTTTCTGTAGCCAAAGAGCTATGTCTTTCGGTTATTTGTCCAGAGCACAATATTGCAAAAGCCCTGATCAGATTTCATCAGTGCACTAGCTGTTTTTTATCAGATGCTTGCTTCGAGCCACTGGGAAATTGTTTATGAACTTTCATGACCTAACTTTCAAACTAAAGGAAAGTGCTCCCACTCTTTGAAAAGCTGTAGATATCAATCTGCCAGATCTGAGCAAGTATAATTAGTCAGGTCAGTAATCGGGTCCAGCACATGCAAGTGCATCTGTGTAAATTAGAAAAGCTTTTAGAAGTTAATTTcttaaataatataatttaaaaagtgaTATTTTGATAGTATATAGATTACACAGagtgttttgcaaaaaataaaaaccaaaaattcAGTTTGTCAGAACAAACCGTACAACCGTACAGTACGTTGATGTACAGTATATGCGCTCAATGCTTGGTTGTGGTTCTTTtagcatgaattactgcatcaatggtATGTAGCAGAGAGGCAACCAGcaattcttgttttgttttgaggacttttagcttttattttccagtttttcCTTAATTGTTTTACCCcatatattacttttttttttgtctgagtaGATTGTCCAGCTGCTGTCCACATCTTTTAAATCTCCCTCAAACACTTAAATGGGACTTGCTTCACATTCCTCTCAAGGCTATCCCTCTTGCTGccatgtttttcttccactctttTACTTCCACGTTATTTACACCCTTAGATGCAGCAGTCAGTGAATGTCTCCTGGTAGACTGTCTAGTTTGCAGTCTTTCCTGTGATTGTAGAGGCCAAGACATAACATTTCTGTAGTAGAAGAAATATGGGTCTAAAGTGATATTCAAATTTCCAGAGAAACAAAatgttgggttttcattagctgtaatccaaaataattgtatAGTAAAATTAACAGAAGAAAGTGCTtgactatattgccaaaagtattgcATCATCCATTCAAAAAATTTACGTGCCGCTAACTGTAGGATACCTCTGCCCATGCAGAGGTGTATCCCAGGCAGAAGTAACCTCCGACAAACAAAGAAGTTGTGTAGCTGTGATAGTTTGTCTCACAACATTACCTGAGGCATTTTTGCCTTATCtaccaaaaactttttttttcaaacaagtcTTAAATCAAGTCAATGAAGTTATTTCAAGGTAACTGTGAAGAAATCGACTTTAAAGCCTAATTTTAAATACCCAACATATACCCAAAATTAGCAACTTAAATGTTACTGCAGTACATGTCTGCATGTTGCCATCGAGCTTTCCACGGCAAGAATATATAGTGATATTTTGCGTTAGTAGTGCATATATTACTTTACCTATGGGTTGGTGATATGGCttacaaattaaatatacaatcTTATTATACCAaattagattattattttttttcccctcctttttgtttcacaataataaattaatttaaaagacCTGATTTCAAAgtacaactaaatacaagctgtgaaagatgcttgtaaaacaagatgggagccctgctgttgtaaacaataaaagatataactaaatgtttgctgctagtggttttacacaatgaggtaagaacaggcttcacttgtgtaacttcaaactaacttaaaaaaaaaataataaaaaataaactgcctTGTCTTATGGTAAAAactttcctctttacaatatgacaatatattttcagtTCAAGTTATtgtcttcatggaagcccaatgagtgcattggcaGAGTATAATCCTGATTTTCCAAACATTTTATCTTAATATATTgtaaattttaattaatcaattaaatcaatttatcgcCCAGTCCTAACACTACCTATTAAAAGCTTTATCCAAAATTGGAATCCTGGTAAGTGATAACAACTAACAAAGAATCTCTCAAAAACACTCTGGtcctatttctttcttctgaggtaTTTATTGTCTTCtaataaacttgtaagacagtttgcttctcaTGActgtcagccattttcaaagtatacagtgagagcagcatagctacaatgaacggctgaaaccgaagctcactggatacataaacactagaagtacgcagcaagaggaaacgaggaaggaacgagcacgtcacaatgattggcatgtgggacaaccactAGATAAGATGATCCCCTTGGAACTTAAAGCTGAATGAAGATTGTTCACTATACCCTTAAGCATACAAAGTAATGTAAAATAGCATTTTCCCACTGAACACATTTTACCATGTTTACTAATGATTTTTAACAAGATCCCACATTGTGTTAGTTATGCAAAATGTTATCGCAGGTGAAGgttctgcagcttctgcagaTACGGGCCGTTTCACTTCAGGACTAATTGTGATTGATAATTGGTCAGTTGGTGACAAGCCTCTAGGATTGATTGACAGGTGTCGTTACATCAATTTAAAACAGGTACTTAAACCACTTGCACTCTTTGTGTCCAAATGTCTTGTTGTTGTGGGGTTGCCAAccaaatgccccccccccaaaaaaaaaaaaaagaaagaaaagaaaacattagatGCAAGCGTTGCAGTTAATGTGGGAGTTACAAAAAACATAGCTAAGGCGCTTTGTAGAATTTCAGTAAGGTTGAATGACGCTAAGCAAGTGAACATTTACCATTCATAGTTTTAAGGACATCTCcccctctctccccccccctccccccttcttTAATTGTGCTGTTCAGACAATTGTGGAGGAGCGCGATCAGGAAAGGGAGAGGCGTTGGAAGGCAGAACAAGCTGTGCGGAAGCTGACAGAGGAGCTGAAGTGCCTGCAGACTAAAGTCAGCGACGAAAAAGATCTTCAGAGCATGGCTCTGCACACTACAGACAGGTAGGAGGGAAGTGTAGGCGGACATGTATGCTCtgtaaacaaacagcagcacaaaaaactattttaagctGAAGTGAGGAAAACTGAGGAGAACTAACAATTTGACCCCATAATTAAAGATAATAAACTTATCCAGCCAGATTACCTTACCTGTatttacagtgctgtgaaaaggtgATTGCCCCCTTACAGACttcttctgttttggtttttcgTCGcatgtaaatg
The nucleotide sequence above comes from Fundulus heteroclitus isolate FHET01 unplaced genomic scaffold, MU-UCD_Fhet_4.1 scaffold_347, whole genome shotgun sequence. Encoded proteins:
- the LOC105921445 gene encoding leucine-rich repeat and coiled-coil domain-containing protein 1 isoform X3, producing the protein MGDKELALIDKQLTSLQDLPLSPAVISLNLQCNRIPRIEGLSSAWHLRHLDLSSNCISKIEGLSSLTSLRTLNLSSNVITKVEGLNGLVNLTKLNLSHNQINNLTGLLYLHGTEYKLKHLSLHGNLIDNIDHLLQCLLGLQGLRSITLNQDGGNNPMCSAPGYWEIVMESLPQISVLDGLDRLRHPSSPGISSLCDIPGLEDYVDFLLSSDTSHSEAVKGVVTTPHVDKVLTQFRQQIASEKTTDPGTQPICQSSQPVCPTAPDPPDPINEERIRKLEHQVSQLIQQAPTGEKASISTHAGVKLRKPKRDTDRTSESECDSGKENKKRTRIPKFNNTMTTSTTTQETKSTRSDSDQENHKLRMSKCAVGLRRKATGPGGGQSISQTRKGSLRAAKTSGSLPAKSLQEEETYRTIVEERDQERERRWKAEQAVRKLTEELKCLQTKVSDEKDLQSMALHTTDRLKELLLKERSGRSELQARVEELETRCQSLTQQVEQARSSEEQHRAALRRLEETVSHGDALRACQQAEEMKRHQELENKAAALRRELDIQRVSVRQHKDKIQQLHELLASREQEHRKQLELRLQPGGADFQQAVSKEVAAVEQRHKQREAELQEKLSEGRKQYAALEDEFRMALTIEATRFSEVKDACDHMTAELMELKATLAQSQQRERKSGPLVQELTAMVKEQKTRISGLIKAKKDAVTELKNHVHSLEAEVEQSQRLGLQLEMLKKEKARLVSQLTAQESIIEGLRAERRIWGQELAQQGASLAQDRGRLEARIEVLTAELETQRKQNDRDHDALRIKTKIMDDQTETIRKLKE